From one Thalassospira lucentensis genomic stretch:
- a CDS encoding DUF502 domain-containing protein codes for MTANRDDQHETDNESSGHALPSPGLFARVRAYFLTGVLVSAPLVITFGLAWWFIEFVDSKVMPLIPGHYNPVYYLPEGYQEYGIPGFGLLVILIFITVVGWFTTNFAGRALIKLYERILARIPAVRSIYGAVKQILETVLANQSNAFRQAVLLEYPRRGMWAIGFITGQTKGEVQNLTEDTVINIFLPTTPNPTSGFLLFVPRKDIVILDMTVEEAIKMVMSGGIVTPPDRRSAEAQAKPAVSAKTYEDLDVLREKENTPVLVSKHPEAGNENADDKSREDA; via the coding sequence ATGACCGCCAATCGTGACGACCAGCATGAAACGGACAATGAAAGTTCCGGTCATGCACTGCCAAGCCCGGGGCTTTTCGCCCGTGTGCGTGCCTATTTTCTGACCGGTGTTCTTGTTAGCGCACCGCTTGTCATTACATTCGGACTGGCATGGTGGTTTATCGAATTTGTTGACAGCAAGGTCATGCCGCTGATCCCGGGACATTATAACCCGGTCTATTACCTGCCCGAAGGCTATCAGGAATATGGTATCCCGGGATTTGGCCTTTTGGTGATCTTGATTTTCATCACGGTCGTCGGCTGGTTCACCACCAACTTTGCCGGTCGTGCCCTGATCAAGCTTTATGAACGCATTCTGGCGCGCATCCCTGCGGTTCGCAGTATCTATGGAGCGGTAAAGCAGATCCTTGAAACGGTTCTGGCCAATCAGTCCAATGCATTCAGACAGGCAGTTTTGCTTGAATATCCACGTCGTGGCATGTGGGCAATCGGCTTCATTACAGGCCAAACCAAAGGTGAAGTGCAAAATCTGACGGAAGATACTGTGATTAATATCTTTCTTCCGACGACACCGAACCCGACATCAGGTTTCCTTCTGTTCGTGCCGCGCAAGGATATCGTAATCTTGGATATGACGGTCGAGGAAGCGATTAAAATGGTTATGTCCGGTGGGATTGTAACACCACCGGATCGCCGCTCGGCAGAGGCACAAGCCAAACCGGCCGTGTCAGCCAAAACATACGAAGACCTTGATGTTCTGCGCGAAAAAGAAAATACACCGGTTCTGGTTTCCAAGCACCCGGAAGCGGGAAACGAAAATGCAGATGACAAGAGCCGCGAAGACGCTTGA
- a CDS encoding NUDIX hydrolase codes for MTSDTDKRDYLTRPIIGIGAVVWHGDNVLLIQRGKAPNKGSWSLPGGAQELGETLREAVHREVFEETGITISEPVLVDTVDLITPDKNGRVQYHYTLIDFVAEALEADLKAGGDAANARWVSPTELGNYQLWDKTRDMINRSRALRR; via the coding sequence ATGACATCTGATACCGACAAACGCGACTATCTGACACGGCCCATCATTGGCATTGGCGCTGTTGTATGGCACGGCGATAATGTTCTTTTGATCCAGCGCGGCAAGGCGCCAAACAAAGGCAGTTGGAGCCTTCCGGGCGGTGCGCAGGAACTTGGGGAAACATTGCGTGAAGCGGTTCATCGCGAAGTTTTTGAAGAAACTGGAATCACGATTTCCGAACCGGTCCTGGTTGATACCGTCGATCTGATAACACCCGATAAAAACGGTCGGGTGCAATATCACTACACCCTGATCGACTTTGTCGCAGAAGCATTGGAAGCAGATTTAAAAGCCGGTGGTGACGCCGCGAATGCCCGGTGGGTATCACCGACAGAACTTGGCAATTATCAGCTTTGGGATAAAACCCGTGATATGATCAATCGCTCTCGCGCTTTGCGCCGATGA
- a CDS encoding YchJ family protein, producing MNMAKTDAISPCPCGAPKIFGKCCGELLSGKRKASTAEQLMRSRYSAFVTRDADYLLATLAPEKASGFDPEQIKADNNEWLGLEIIATHKGGILDQHGMVEFIARFRDNGRDHALHEISRFERRNGNWLYIDGEFPETSPGNITASPTNTGRNDPCPCGSGKKYKKCCG from the coding sequence ATGAACATGGCGAAAACAGACGCAATATCCCCCTGTCCATGTGGTGCCCCCAAAATCTTTGGCAAATGCTGCGGTGAACTACTATCTGGAAAGCGCAAAGCCTCAACGGCAGAGCAATTGATGCGGTCTCGGTATAGTGCTTTTGTCACTCGCGATGCCGATTACCTGCTGGCGACCCTTGCTCCGGAAAAGGCATCCGGATTTGATCCTGAGCAGATCAAGGCAGATAACAATGAATGGCTAGGCCTGGAAATTATTGCCACACACAAAGGTGGCATCCTCGATCAGCACGGGATGGTCGAATTTATTGCCCGATTTCGTGACAACGGGCGGGATCACGCGCTACATGAAATATCCCGGTTCGAACGGCGTAATGGTAACTGGTTGTATATCGATGGTGAATTTCCCGAAACATCGCCCGGCAATATCACGGCCAGCCCAACAAATACCGGTCGAAATGATCCCTGCCCGTGTGGCTCTGGGAAGAAATACAAAAAATGCTGCGGCTAG
- the rpoH gene encoding RNA polymerase sigma factor RpoH, translating to MSTIKLPAVPQDDGFSGYLRQVWKFPMLSVDEEYMLARRYHEHDDTDAAHKLVTSHLRLVAKIAFGYRGYGLPMADLVAEGNTGLMRAVQKFDPERGFRLSTYAMWWIKAAVTEYILHSWSMVKLGTMAAQKKLFFSLRKAKKQLNIYDNGELSPEQADAVAEKLGVTGKEALEMNRRLAARDFSLNTPMPKDEGMEYLDTLSSDAPSPESIVADAEERVLHNDMLKSAMGELPEREREIIEARFLSDDPITLEKLGERFGVSRERVRQLEARAFKKIQESVLTQHAAA from the coding sequence ATGAGCACGATTAAATTACCTGCTGTACCGCAGGATGACGGATTCTCTGGTTACCTGAGACAGGTCTGGAAGTTCCCGATGCTCAGCGTAGACGAAGAATATATGCTTGCACGCCGCTATCATGAGCATGATGACACCGATGCAGCTCACAAGCTGGTCACAAGTCACCTGCGTCTTGTTGCGAAAATTGCCTTTGGATATCGCGGCTATGGCTTGCCGATGGCTGATCTGGTGGCAGAGGGTAATACCGGCCTGATGCGTGCTGTTCAGAAGTTTGACCCGGAGCGCGGTTTCCGTCTTTCAACCTATGCAATGTGGTGGATCAAAGCGGCTGTGACCGAATATATCCTGCACAGCTGGTCTATGGTGAAACTCGGCACGATGGCCGCACAGAAAAAGCTGTTCTTCAGCCTGCGTAAAGCCAAAAAGCAGCTCAACATTTATGATAATGGTGAACTGTCCCCCGAGCAGGCCGATGCGGTTGCAGAAAAGCTTGGTGTAACCGGCAAGGAAGCGTTGGAAATGAATCGTCGCCTCGCGGCGCGTGATTTCTCGCTGAATACGCCGATGCCAAAAGACGAAGGTATGGAGTATCTTGATACCCTGTCATCCGATGCACCCAGCCCGGAAAGCATTGTGGCCGACGCCGAGGAACGTGTTCTGCATAACGACATGCTAAAAAGCGCAATGGGTGAATTGCCGGAGCGCGAGCGTGAAATTATCGAAGCCCGTTTTCTGAGCGACGATCCGATCACGCTTGAAAAGCTCGGCGAACGGTTCGGTGTAAGTCGTGAACGTGTGCGTCAGCTTGAGGCACGCGCTTTCAAGAAAATTCAGGAATCTGTTCTGACGCAGCATGCTGCGGCATAA
- a CDS encoding NUDIX domain-containing protein, which translates to MGRNYIVQDCVYAVILNDAGEVAVARTPKGLVLIGGGVERGESERDALHREAYEESGYKIDIHNRLGIASQYVNNFAKGRFRLKRGVFFLCKFTERLGPPVEPDHELIWLTYDEAYQQLIRPFHRWALEIGVMGEQASS; encoded by the coding sequence ATGGGTAGAAATTATATCGTGCAAGACTGTGTCTATGCCGTCATCCTGAACGATGCAGGCGAAGTTGCCGTTGCGCGTACCCCAAAGGGGCTGGTGCTTATTGGTGGTGGGGTGGAGCGCGGAGAAAGTGAACGCGATGCATTGCATCGCGAAGCCTATGAAGAATCCGGTTACAAGATCGATATCCATAATCGCCTTGGTATTGCGTCACAATACGTCAATAACTTTGCCAAAGGTCGATTTCGACTAAAACGCGGTGTGTTTTTCCTGTGCAAATTTACCGAACGTTTGGGGCCTCCGGTTGAACCAGATCATGAATTAATCTGGTTGACCTATGACGAAGCCTATCAACAACTAATCCGTCCGTTTCATCGCTGGGCCCTTGAGATCGGTGTTATGGGCGAACAAGCGTCATCCTAG